The genomic segment TCGACGAGGGCGGAGACCGCCGGCTCCGCTGGGTCGCGCGGCTCGAGAAAGAACAGCTCCGAGGCGATGCCGGGAGAGGTCTGGTTGGCGCTCATGAACGCCACCACCCGCCGCTGCGTCAAGCGTTCGATCGCCGCGGTGAACTCGTCCTCGGTCTCGGTCTGAAACGCAACCCGCTTGTCGATGACCGCGCCGTGAAGTCCCTCGGCGACCAGGCGCGTCTCCTCGCTGGTCAGGATGTCCTTCAGGATGCACACGACGACGTCTTCGTTGATGTACGTGATCGCCGACGTGCGGTCGTGGTCATAGACCCGTGCGTACAGCGCGATCATCGCCGCCGAGATCGCTTCGGTCAGATCCGGGCCTTCAAGAGGAACGTCGGCGCCCTGCATGGCGCCTTTCTCCCGGCTCTATCGAAGGCGGACCGGTGGCCAGAGCAGAGGAGAGACCCACGACGCCGAAGGTTCGGCGTACCCAGCCCCGGCGCCTGACACGCCGCACAGAGTGCGACAGCACGCGCCCGGCCCTGTGCCGACCATTTACGGTCGAACATCTCCACGGGCGTCGCCAGTCGAACGATGTCCGACCCGCACCGGGCGAGCCAGGCGCCTTGAGGCCAACGTCGCACGGGACGACAAGCCGCCCATCGCCCTATGGGCCATGCCCACAACGCTCTCTGGTCGCTGACATGACGCCCGGCGTCGCTCATCTCGCGGCGGCGATCGCCGCCGCGCTGGAGGACCCTGATTTCGCCGCAGTGGTCAGCCAGCAGCGCCGGTCGCCGAGCCGTCCGAGCTCGATGCTCTCCGAGCCGATGCTCGATGCCGCAACGGTCGCGGGGTTGCTGGGCATCCCCACCAAGACCGTCCACCAATATGCCCGTGAGGGTCGGCTGCCCTCCTACAAGGTCGGACGGCGCACGATGTTCGTACGCCGTGAGGTCGAAGCGGCGGTCAGCGCGGGTCAGCTGCGCTAGTCACCGGCGCCGCCGCGAGGTCTTCGGCGACGGGCCCGAGCTCGGTGGCAAAGACCTCGCCGAGTCGCCGCGCGGCGTCGTG from the Baekduia soli genome contains:
- a CDS encoding Na-translocating system protein MpsC family protein — its product is MQGADVPLEGPDLTEAISAAMIALYARVYDHDRTSAITYINEDVVVCILKDILTSEETRLVAEGLHGAVIDKRVAFQTETEDEFTAAIERLTQRRVVAFMSANQTSPGIASELFFLEPRDPAEPAVSALVDV
- a CDS encoding helix-turn-helix domain-containing protein translates to MTPGVAHLAAAIAAALEDPDFAAVVSQQRRSPSRPSSMLSEPMLDAATVAGLLGIPTKTVHQYAREGRLPSYKVGRRTMFVRREVEAAVSAGQLR